In Methanocella sp., the following proteins share a genomic window:
- a CDS encoding serine hydrolase domain-containing protein has product MLQSFVDGIMQRQIDDHRAPGGVVAIVKNGRLLYAQGYGYADVENRTPVMADSTLFRIGSCSKVFTATAAMQLVEQGRLGLDMDVNVYLKDYKVPDSGYGPITLRELMVHSAGFEVQDACGKSLVIDPAKMPSLQNYVSQDMPARVRPPGEATSYSNYGVALEGYLIQQVTGVSYDLYLDQNVFAPLGMYNSTSRQPVPNDLEVRLAKGYTYSSNGYHMGSFEYVVPSPAGSISATATDLAHFMIARLDGGQYDNKSILNRSTNALMLTREYSNDPRLYGMAYGMVETGLNGKRALVKTGDTLLFHSEICLLPDEDLGIFVSFNGDGGAQACQNVVQGLFDRYYPASNLLVPVPMDGYQERAQGYAGTYYSTRTAYTTLEKIVGGLSQQYDVMANPNGSISILGHTFVEVAPLYFEELNGTNRMVFREDANGRIQYLFVGSDPEGGSLVKADWYQTMSFHLALLAICMLVFLSALIAWPISWLLRRRKHRVPDRTQAVARWIAAIAILLDIGLVIGFLLLLTTAYNDIAYGVPPVLLIVLTLPILAVLFTIGAISFTVLAWIRRFWSLPSRIHYIFVTIALVAFLWFLNYWNLLGYKF; this is encoded by the coding sequence GTGCTTCAGTCTTTTGTCGACGGGATAATGCAGCGGCAGATCGACGATCACCGGGCCCCCGGCGGCGTTGTAGCCATTGTAAAAAACGGGCGGCTCCTCTATGCTCAGGGCTATGGGTATGCGGATGTTGAAAATCGTACCCCTGTGATGGCAGACTCGACCTTGTTCCGGATTGGCTCTTGTTCGAAAGTTTTCACGGCCACCGCTGCTATGCAGCTTGTAGAGCAGGGCCGTCTCGGGCTGGATATGGACGTTAACGTATATCTCAAGGATTATAAGGTTCCGGACAGCGGCTATGGGCCGATCACGCTGCGGGAACTGATGGTTCACTCGGCTGGTTTTGAGGTACAGGATGCCTGTGGCAAGTCTCTCGTTATCGATCCCGCGAAGATGCCCTCACTACAGAACTATGTTTCACAGGATATGCCAGCCCGGGTAAGGCCTCCCGGCGAGGCGACCAGCTACTCGAACTATGGAGTGGCGCTAGAAGGGTATTTGATCCAGCAGGTTACGGGCGTCTCCTACGACCTGTATTTGGATCAGAATGTGTTCGCCCCGCTCGGGATGTATAACTCTACCTCAAGGCAACCTGTGCCGAACGACCTTGAAGTCCGCCTGGCCAAAGGATATACTTATTCCAGTAACGGTTACCATATGGGCAGCTTCGAGTATGTTGTGCCATCCCCAGCGGGATCAATCAGTGCAACGGCTACAGATTTAGCGCATTTCATGATAGCACGGCTGGATGGCGGCCAGTATGATAACAAGAGTATCCTTAACAGGAGCACTAATGCCCTGATGCTGACCCGGGAATATTCGAACGACCCCAGGCTGTATGGGATGGCCTATGGCATGGTCGAAACGGGCTTGAACGGAAAGCGGGCGCTCGTTAAGACAGGAGACACGCTCCTATTCCATAGCGAGATCTGCCTGCTGCCAGACGAAGACCTCGGAATCTTCGTCAGCTTTAATGGCGATGGCGGTGCACAAGCCTGCCAAAACGTCGTTCAAGGGCTATTCGACCGTTACTATCCAGCTAGCAATCTGCTTGTCCCCGTACCAATGGACGGGTATCAGGAACGGGCTCAAGGCTATGCGGGTACATATTATTCGACACGGACTGCCTACACGACTCTGGAGAAGATCGTCGGAGGGTTATCCCAGCAGTATGATGTTATGGCAAACCCGAATGGCTCTATTAGCATTTTGGGTCATACGTTCGTCGAAGTGGCACCGCTATACTTCGAAGAGCTGAACGGGACAAACCGGATGGTCTTCCGCGAGGATGCGAATGGCCGAATCCAGTACCTGTTCGTTGGCAGCGACCCCGAGGGCGGGTCGCTCGTGAAAGCGGACTGGTACCAGACGATGAGCTTCCATCTGGCACTGCTGGCCATCTGCATGCTCGTTTTCCTCTCGGCTTTGATCGCATGGCCCATATCCTGGCTTCTCCGCCGCAGGAAACATCGTGTACCCGACCGGACTCAGGCTGTTGCCCGCTGGATCGCAGCCATTGCAATCCTGCTTGACATTGGCTTGGTCATCGGCTTCCTGCTACTCCTGACAACGGCGTACAATGACATCGCCTATGGCGTCCCTCCGGTGTTGCTCATCGTTCTCACGTTGCCCATCCTGGCGGTGCTATTCACGATCGGGGCTATCAGCTTCACCGTTCTCGCGTGGATTCGACGATTCTGGAGCTTGCCAAGCCGGATACATTATATATTCGTAACGATCGCGCTAGTGGCCTTCCTGTGGTTTCTGAACTACTGGAACCTGCTCGGGTACAAGTTTTAA
- a CDS encoding PAS domain S-box protein: MSGQDLAWDKQEQKPGIALLCDPQGTIREVLYDTLGVSESKLVGKPLTQLINRGSLDKLLNFLVELRKYNATFDWEMNVQVRDKILPLHFVGILKGEQMLVVGAQACEDILALNEDMLLMENEEVNALRMAIKDKSAFIAEHVRRDADIYDEVSRLNNELVALQRELAKKNFELERLNKGFDEAQRLAVVGSWNWDLKKNRMTCSDEFYRILGLAPRKYFTYKEYLELVDPDDRVEIDRRVKAALSGDVAYNSEHRIIRPNGDKRTIHALGHVVFDEQGGPVRFTGTIQDVSERKRAEEAQARLAAIVESSNDAIIGKSLDGVITSWNRGAEQLYGYTQAEAVGQPITLIVPEDRYDEERNILEQIRGGRRVEHYETVRVSKDGRIIPSSITVSPIFDPAGHITGASTIARDISDRKQAEEALSDAKSRAELYLDLMGHDINNMHQIALGYLELARDLMPHKDDQAEFLDKPIEVLQRCAMLIQNVRKLQKLQDSLFQTQDIDVCGLLVDVQREFGSVPHKTITLNLNGCEGCHVHANELLHDVFANLVSNAIKHTGNRADIEIILDVFSDEGDKYCRVRVDDNGPGIPDDFKPKIFNRLLKGDSKVKGMGLGLYLVKSLVDSYGGHVWVENRVAGDHSKGARFVVMLPAINTDT; encoded by the coding sequence GTGAGCGGACAGGATTTGGCATGGGACAAGCAGGAACAAAAGCCTGGTATTGCCCTTTTGTGCGATCCTCAAGGGACTATCCGGGAAGTCCTCTATGATACGCTCGGGGTCTCGGAATCGAAGCTCGTAGGGAAGCCCCTGACACAGTTAATCAACCGGGGAAGCCTGGACAAGCTGCTCAACTTTTTGGTCGAGCTTCGCAAGTATAACGCCACGTTCGACTGGGAGATGAACGTCCAGGTCAGGGATAAGATATTACCCTTACATTTTGTCGGCATCCTGAAGGGCGAGCAGATGCTTGTCGTGGGCGCGCAGGCATGTGAGGACATCCTCGCGCTGAACGAGGATATGCTGCTGATGGAGAACGAGGAGGTCAACGCGCTGCGTATGGCGATTAAGGATAAGAGCGCGTTTATCGCGGAGCACGTCCGGCGCGACGCGGACATATACGACGAGGTCAGTCGGCTGAATAACGAGCTAGTTGCTTTGCAGCGCGAGCTCGCGAAGAAGAACTTCGAGCTGGAACGGCTGAACAAGGGCTTTGACGAGGCACAGCGGCTTGCTGTGGTTGGGAGCTGGAACTGGGACTTAAAAAAGAACAGGATGACCTGTAGCGACGAGTTCTACCGGATACTGGGCCTGGCCCCGCGGAAATATTTCACCTACAAAGAGTATTTGGAGCTTGTCGACCCTGACGACAGGGTAGAGATCGATCGCCGGGTAAAAGCAGCGTTGAGTGGCGATGTGGCCTATAACAGTGAACACAGGATCATCCGACCTAATGGCGATAAACGCACCATTCACGCCCTGGGTCACGTCGTGTTCGATGAGCAGGGCGGGCCCGTTCGCTTTACAGGGACTATCCAAGACGTTTCCGAGCGCAAGCGGGCCGAGGAGGCGCAGGCAAGGCTGGCGGCCATCGTAGAATCGTCTAATGATGCGATCATCGGCAAGTCGTTGGACGGCGTCATCACGAGCTGGAACCGTGGTGCCGAACAACTTTATGGATATACGCAGGCAGAGGCCGTTGGGCAGCCGATCACTCTTATCGTGCCGGAGGATCGTTATGACGAGGAACGGAACATTCTCGAACAAATCCGGGGGGGCAGGCGCGTTGAGCATTACGAGACCGTGAGGGTGTCAAAAGACGGCCGTATTATCCCCTCATCTATCACTGTTTCGCCCATCTTCGACCCGGCAGGGCATATCACCGGCGCGTCGACCATTGCAAGGGACATCAGCGACCGCAAACAGGCGGAGGAAGCTCTATCCGATGCTAAGAGCCGGGCCGAGCTGTACCTGGATTTAATGGGCCACGATATCAACAACATGCACCAGATCGCTTTGGGGTACCTGGAACTGGCCCGGGACTTGATGCCCCACAAGGATGACCAGGCCGAGTTTTTGGATAAGCCGATCGAGGTGCTGCAGCGCTGCGCCATGCTCATCCAGAACGTGCGTAAGTTGCAGAAGCTTCAGGATAGCCTGTTCCAGACCCAGGACATCGATGTTTGCGGGTTGTTGGTGGATGTGCAGCGGGAGTTTGGCAGTGTGCCCCACAAGACCATCACGTTGAACTTGAACGGGTGCGAAGGTTGCCACGTCCACGCCAACGAGTTGTTGCACGACGTGTTCGCTAACTTGGTGAGCAACGCGATCAAGCATACGGGAAACAGGGCGGACATCGAAATCATATTGGATGTTTTTAGCGATGAGGGGGACAAGTATTGTCGGGTCAGGGTAGACGATAACGGGCCGGGCATCCCCGACGATTTCAAGCCCAAGATTTTCAATAGATTGTTGAAGGGCGATTCGAAGGTGAAGGGCATGGGCCTCGGATTGTACCTGGTGAAGTCGCTGGTGGACAGCTACGGCGGCCACGTCTGGGTCGAGAATCGCGTCGCGGGTGACCACTCGAAGGGCGCAAGGTTCGTGGTCATGCTGCCCGCGATCAACACTGACACATAA